From a region of the Malania oleifera isolate guangnan ecotype guangnan chromosome 12, ASM2987363v1, whole genome shotgun sequence genome:
- the LOC131144352 gene encoding RNA-binding motif protein 25 isoform X1 — MADTPSSSATPEPNPQQADPETPNSNPPQSDQPDPSPPLAPPGPPPVPSSAASSSSTPSLASPAPVTVNPSSTPPMGTPPPPSIPTYAPPAMSGGGVLPPSAPSFRPAAPPVPLLTPQFSPLPNPGVQNPNVQPPGVNPAPVMVPAAGPVSGSAPMMHYQIPPAQPPNPAMRPYAPVPNGFPAPAPQGTMPPPGIPRYPSPYAPMVRPGFPPRPLGAVGVLPTLPRPPIPGIRGPIIPAVVRPAVVPIITPAETPQTTVYVGKIAPTVENDFMLSLLRLCGPVKSWKRAQNPTDGTPLGFAFCEFESAEGVLRALRLLTKLNIDGQELVLNVNEATKEYLKRYVEKKTENSKKPKETEAEGDDKMEESGSAVEKNDPSKPSAEDSKMEVDDSRNKENNDSANFGIVTDEDKEADREALEKLTSMIEERLKTKPLSMPPTQGAVDGSGSSNLETNAKSRDGDSDVDIIRSDAAEDKNDDETTSETKPTTEQDKPEASSPDRSRRHDRSSRDRDRERDFKREKERELERYERERERERVRRERERELKIREAEQLYKERVKDWEIREREKDYQRQHEKEREKERQHQRRKEIRDQERDSDDDDDDSRKRRRRLEEKRRKRLREKGEDLADRLKEEEEIAEAKRRAEEEQRLQQQKDELKHVASQGMNGEEKDMPAEETVVETKDEAVEHAYNEGDSGLGNHIGDGILQNGNGEESTVASDIRQSSNAPARKLGFGLVGSGKRTAVPSVFHEEEDDDAHKEKKMRPLVPIDYSTEELQAVQPNNSGAAPPNLAAAAEFAKRISNVNPKDEKPDGERERSKRFHDRSRDRDRNDDDTNRARDENRERTLERDRDREHGVDKPKSSDNKNYLDKKQLIDMIPRTREELFSYEIDWSIYDKHGLHERMRPWISKKITEFLGEEETTLVDYIVTSTQNHVKASQMLELLQSILDDEAEMFVLKMWRMLIFEIKKVETGLSLRPKT; from the exons ATGGCGGACACTCCGTCTTCTTCAGCAACTCCGGAACCCAATCCTCAGCAGGCAGACCCCGAAACCCCGAATTCAAACCCTCCTCAATCGGATCAACCCGATCCCTCGCCACCTTTGGCACCCCCGGGTCCACCACCAGTACCATCATCGGCAGCATCGTCATCATCGACACCTTCGTTGGCTTCGCCAGCGCCTGTCACAGTAAACCCTAGTTCTACCCCTCCGATGGGGACGCCGCCTCCTCCGTCAATCCCTACTTACGCGCCGCCTGCGATGTCCGGGGGGGGCGTCTTGCCGCCGTCGGCTCCCTCCTTCAGGCCGGCGGCTCCGCCGGTCCCTTTACTGACCCCACAGTTTTCTCCTCTCCCGAACCCCGGCGTTCAAAACCCCAACGTACAGCCTCCTGGAGTGAACCCTGCACCAGTCATGGTTCCCGCCGCAGGACCGGTTTCGGGGTCGGCGCCGATGATGCATTATCAGATTCCACCTGCTCAGCCTCCCAATCCCGCAATGAGACCGTACGCACCAGTGCCCAATGGTTTCCCCGCACCTGCTCCTCAAGGGACTATGCCTCCTCCTG GGATTCCTCGCTATCCGTCCCCCTACGCACCTATGGTTCGGCCTGGTTTCCCTCCGCGCCCACTTGGTGCTGTTGGGGTGTTGCCTACCCTGCCACGACCTCCTATTCCAGGGATTCGTGGTCCAATAATCCCTGCTGTTGTTAGGCCAGCTGTTGTTCCTATCATTACACCAGCGGAGACGCCACAAACAACAGTTTATGTAGGCAAGATAGCGCCAACAGTTGAAAATGATTTTATGCTTTCTCTCCTTCGT CTTTGTGGACCTGTCAAGAGTTGGAAGCGTGCTCAAAATCCCACGGATGGAACTCCATTGGGCTTTGCATTCTGTGAATTCGAGTCTGCTGAAGGGGTTCTTCGTGCATTACGCCTGTTGACTAAACTTAATATTGATGGGCAAGAATTGGTG CTAAATGTTAATGAAGCAACAAAAGAGTATCTAAAACGTTATGTTGAGAAAAAAACTGAAAACTCAAAGAAACCAAAAGAAACTGAAGCAGAAGGGGATGATAAGATGGAAGAAAGTGGATCAGCTGTTGAGAAGAATGATCCTTCGAAGCCTTCTGCCGAGGACTCAAAGATGGAAGTTGATGATTcaagaaacaaagaaaataatgacAGTGCCAACTTTGGGATTGTTACTGACGAGGACAAGGAAGCTGATCGAGAGGCTTTGGAAAAACTTACTAGCATGATAGAAGAGAGGTTGAAGACTAAACCTCTTTCTATGCCACCAACACAAGGGGCTGTTGATGGTTCTGGGAGCTCAAACCTGGAAACGAACGCCAAATCAAGGGATGGGGACTCTGATGTTGATATAATAAGAAGTG ATGCAGCAGAGGATAAGAACGATGATGAAACAACAAGTGAAACCAAACCTACGACTGAGCAAGACAAGCCTGAAGCAAGTTCACCTGACCGGAGTCGGAGGCATGATAGGAGTAGCAGAGATAGGGACAGAGAGCGAGATTTCAAACGGGAAAAGGAGAGGGAACTTGAAAGATatgagagagaaagggagagagagcgagttaggagggagagagagagagaattgaagaTCCGGGAGGCCGAGCAATTATACAAAGAGCGTGTTAAGGATTGGGAaattagagaaagagaaaaagactaTCAACGGCAGCatgagaaggagagagagaaggaaaggcAACACCAGCGGAGGAAGGAAATCAGGGATCAAGAGAGGGAtagcgatgatgatgatgacgattcAAGAAAAAGGAGGCGCAGATTAGAGGAGAAGAGAAGGAAGAGGCTGCGGGAGAAGGGGGAAGACTTGGCTGACAGATTAAAAGAGGAGGAAGAAATTGCTGAGGCCAAGAGGAGGGCTGAAGAGGAACAAAGACTGCAGCAACAGAAAGATGAACTGAAGCATGTGGCTAGTCAGGGAATGAATGGAGAGGAAAAAGATATGCCAGCTGAAGAAACTGTCGTTGAAACCAAGGATGAGGCTGTTGAACATGCCTATAATGAGGGTGATTCTGGTCTTGGAAACCATATTG GCGATGGTATTCTACAAAATGGTAATGGTGAGGAATCAACAGTTGCATCAGATATTCGTCAGAGTAGCAATGCTCCTGCTAGGAAGTTGGGTTTTGGTTTGGTAGGATCTGGAAAGCGAACTGCTGTTCCTTCCGTTTTCCATGAAGAGGAGGATGATGACGCACATAAGGAGAAAAAGATGAGGCCTTTAGTTCCTATTGATTATTCTACTGAGGAACTGCAGGCTGTACAACCGAATAATTCTGGGGCAGCACCGCCAAATTTGGCTGCAGCTGCTGAATTTGCAAAGCGTATCTCCAATGTCAATCCCAAAGACGAGAAGCCTGATGGAGAAAGGGAAAGAAGTAAACGTTTTCATGATAGGTCCAGGGATAGAGACCGGAATGATGATGATACTAATCGTGCCAGGGATGAGAACAGAGAGAGAACTCTTGAGCGGGATAGGGATCGGGAACATGGAGTTGATAAACCGAAGTCATCAGATAACAAGAACTACTTGGATAAAAAACAGTTGATTGATATGATCCCCAGGACCAGGGAGGAATTATTCTCATACGAGATAGACTGGTCCATATATGACAAG CACGGGTTGCATGAAAGAATGAGACCCTGGATTTCAAAGAAGATTACGGAGTTTCTAGGGGAGGAGGAAACCACTCTGGTGGATTACATTGTGACTAGTACTCAAAACCATGTGAAGGCATCCCAAATGCTGGAGCTGCTTCAGTCCATCTTAGATGATGAAGCCGAAATGTTTGTGCTCAAGATGTGGAGGATGCTCATCTTTGAAATCAAGAAAGTAGAGACAGGTCTCTCTTTGAGGCCAAAAACCTGA
- the LOC131144014 gene encoding mediator of RNA polymerase II transcription subunit 11-like has protein sequence MHTFHLSHGEATVTLQDIAVLFGLPIDGQVVTDRTTEPVEGPTDQRPLLRRVLPPKATLCGRFLQNSVDSQTQSTSLQCLQDVEKRIVRVLELAGKVMDERLNPIGLRKEMVNSHCGEFMQLMKKDIQMRLREEIKSACEYRPFEKCDYSSRISNEICCRKLEHVIAQLDGMKQTIDDYHGVV, from the exons aTGCACACGTTCCACCTATCTCATGGGGAGGCGACCGTCACACTCCAGGACATCGCCGTTTTGTTCGGGCTGCCGATTGATGGGCAAGTCGTCACTGATCGTACTACTGAACCAGTGGAGGGACCTACGGACC AACGCCCCTTGCTCCGCCGAGTGCTTCCGCCCAAGGCAACTCTGTGCGGCCGTTTTCTGCAAAACTCCGTGGATTCGCAGACCCAAAGCACCTCACTCCAGTGCCTTCAGGATGTCGAGAAG AGAATCGTTAGGGTATTGGAGCTAGCGGGAAAGGTAATGGACGAACGATTGAACCCTATCGGCCTTAGAAAGGAAATGGTCAACAGCCACTGTGGTGAGTTCATGCAACTTATGAAGAAG GACATCCAAATGAGACTGCGGGAAGAAATCAAAAGTGCATGCGAATATCGTCCATTTGAGAAGTGTGATTACAGTTCAAGAATATCTAATGAGATCTGCTGCCGGAAGCTGGAACATGTCATTGCACAGTTGGATGGGATGAAGCAGACCATTGATGATTATCATGGTGTAGTTTGA
- the LOC131144352 gene encoding RNA-binding motif protein 25 isoform X3, with translation MVRPGFPPRPLGAVGVLPTLPRPPIPGIRGPIIPAVVRPAVVPIITPAETPQTTVYVGKIAPTVENDFMLSLLRLCGPVKSWKRAQNPTDGTPLGFAFCEFESAEGVLRALRLLTKLNIDGQELVLNVNEATKEYLKRYVEKKTENSKKPKETEAEGDDKMEESGSAVEKNDPSKPSAEDSKMEVDDSRNKENNDSANFGIVTDEDKEADREALEKLTSMIEERLKTKPLSMPPTQGAVDGSGSSNLETNAKSRDGDSDVDIIRSDAAEDKNDDETTSETKPTTEQDKPEASSPDRSRRHDRSSRDRDRERDFKREKERELERYERERERERVRRERERELKIREAEQLYKERVKDWEIREREKDYQRQHEKEREKERQHQRRKEIRDQERDSDDDDDDSRKRRRRLEEKRRKRLREKGEDLADRLKEEEEIAEAKRRAEEEQRLQQQKDELKHVASQGMNGEEKDMPAEETVVETKDEAVEHAYNEGDSGLGNHIGDGILQNGNGEESTVASDIRQSSNAPARKLGFGLVGSGKRTAVPSVFHEEEDDDAHKEKKMRPLVPIDYSTEELQAVQPNNSGAAPPNLAAAAEFAKRISNVNPKDEKPDGERERSKRFHDRSRDRDRNDDDTNRARDENRERTLERDRDREHGVDKPKSSDNKNYLDKKQLIDMIPRTREELFSYEIDWSIYDKHGLHERMRPWISKKITEFLGEEETTLVDYIVTSTQNHVKASQMLELLQSILDDEAEMFVLKMWRMLIFEIKKVETGLSLRPKT, from the exons ATGGTTCGGCCTGGTTTCCCTCCGCGCCCACTTGGTGCTGTTGGGGTGTTGCCTACCCTGCCACGACCTCCTATTCCAGGGATTCGTGGTCCAATAATCCCTGCTGTTGTTAGGCCAGCTGTTGTTCCTATCATTACACCAGCGGAGACGCCACAAACAACAGTTTATGTAGGCAAGATAGCGCCAACAGTTGAAAATGATTTTATGCTTTCTCTCCTTCGT CTTTGTGGACCTGTCAAGAGTTGGAAGCGTGCTCAAAATCCCACGGATGGAACTCCATTGGGCTTTGCATTCTGTGAATTCGAGTCTGCTGAAGGGGTTCTTCGTGCATTACGCCTGTTGACTAAACTTAATATTGATGGGCAAGAATTGGTG CTAAATGTTAATGAAGCAACAAAAGAGTATCTAAAACGTTATGTTGAGAAAAAAACTGAAAACTCAAAGAAACCAAAAGAAACTGAAGCAGAAGGGGATGATAAGATGGAAGAAAGTGGATCAGCTGTTGAGAAGAATGATCCTTCGAAGCCTTCTGCCGAGGACTCAAAGATGGAAGTTGATGATTcaagaaacaaagaaaataatgacAGTGCCAACTTTGGGATTGTTACTGACGAGGACAAGGAAGCTGATCGAGAGGCTTTGGAAAAACTTACTAGCATGATAGAAGAGAGGTTGAAGACTAAACCTCTTTCTATGCCACCAACACAAGGGGCTGTTGATGGTTCTGGGAGCTCAAACCTGGAAACGAACGCCAAATCAAGGGATGGGGACTCTGATGTTGATATAATAAGAAGTG ATGCAGCAGAGGATAAGAACGATGATGAAACAACAAGTGAAACCAAACCTACGACTGAGCAAGACAAGCCTGAAGCAAGTTCACCTGACCGGAGTCGGAGGCATGATAGGAGTAGCAGAGATAGGGACAGAGAGCGAGATTTCAAACGGGAAAAGGAGAGGGAACTTGAAAGATatgagagagaaagggagagagagcgagttaggagggagagagagagagaattgaagaTCCGGGAGGCCGAGCAATTATACAAAGAGCGTGTTAAGGATTGGGAaattagagaaagagaaaaagactaTCAACGGCAGCatgagaaggagagagagaaggaaaggcAACACCAGCGGAGGAAGGAAATCAGGGATCAAGAGAGGGAtagcgatgatgatgatgacgattcAAGAAAAAGGAGGCGCAGATTAGAGGAGAAGAGAAGGAAGAGGCTGCGGGAGAAGGGGGAAGACTTGGCTGACAGATTAAAAGAGGAGGAAGAAATTGCTGAGGCCAAGAGGAGGGCTGAAGAGGAACAAAGACTGCAGCAACAGAAAGATGAACTGAAGCATGTGGCTAGTCAGGGAATGAATGGAGAGGAAAAAGATATGCCAGCTGAAGAAACTGTCGTTGAAACCAAGGATGAGGCTGTTGAACATGCCTATAATGAGGGTGATTCTGGTCTTGGAAACCATATTG GCGATGGTATTCTACAAAATGGTAATGGTGAGGAATCAACAGTTGCATCAGATATTCGTCAGAGTAGCAATGCTCCTGCTAGGAAGTTGGGTTTTGGTTTGGTAGGATCTGGAAAGCGAACTGCTGTTCCTTCCGTTTTCCATGAAGAGGAGGATGATGACGCACATAAGGAGAAAAAGATGAGGCCTTTAGTTCCTATTGATTATTCTACTGAGGAACTGCAGGCTGTACAACCGAATAATTCTGGGGCAGCACCGCCAAATTTGGCTGCAGCTGCTGAATTTGCAAAGCGTATCTCCAATGTCAATCCCAAAGACGAGAAGCCTGATGGAGAAAGGGAAAGAAGTAAACGTTTTCATGATAGGTCCAGGGATAGAGACCGGAATGATGATGATACTAATCGTGCCAGGGATGAGAACAGAGAGAGAACTCTTGAGCGGGATAGGGATCGGGAACATGGAGTTGATAAACCGAAGTCATCAGATAACAAGAACTACTTGGATAAAAAACAGTTGATTGATATGATCCCCAGGACCAGGGAGGAATTATTCTCATACGAGATAGACTGGTCCATATATGACAAG CACGGGTTGCATGAAAGAATGAGACCCTGGATTTCAAAGAAGATTACGGAGTTTCTAGGGGAGGAGGAAACCACTCTGGTGGATTACATTGTGACTAGTACTCAAAACCATGTGAAGGCATCCCAAATGCTGGAGCTGCTTCAGTCCATCTTAGATGATGAAGCCGAAATGTTTGTGCTCAAGATGTGGAGGATGCTCATCTTTGAAATCAAGAAAGTAGAGACAGGTCTCTCTTTGAGGCCAAAAACCTGA
- the LOC131144352 gene encoding RNA-binding motif protein 25 isoform X2, giving the protein MIVMFGIPRYPSPYAPMVRPGFPPRPLGAVGVLPTLPRPPIPGIRGPIIPAVVRPAVVPIITPAETPQTTVYVGKIAPTVENDFMLSLLRLCGPVKSWKRAQNPTDGTPLGFAFCEFESAEGVLRALRLLTKLNIDGQELVLNVNEATKEYLKRYVEKKTENSKKPKETEAEGDDKMEESGSAVEKNDPSKPSAEDSKMEVDDSRNKENNDSANFGIVTDEDKEADREALEKLTSMIEERLKTKPLSMPPTQGAVDGSGSSNLETNAKSRDGDSDVDIIRSDAAEDKNDDETTSETKPTTEQDKPEASSPDRSRRHDRSSRDRDRERDFKREKERELERYERERERERVRRERERELKIREAEQLYKERVKDWEIREREKDYQRQHEKEREKERQHQRRKEIRDQERDSDDDDDDSRKRRRRLEEKRRKRLREKGEDLADRLKEEEEIAEAKRRAEEEQRLQQQKDELKHVASQGMNGEEKDMPAEETVVETKDEAVEHAYNEGDSGLGNHIGDGILQNGNGEESTVASDIRQSSNAPARKLGFGLVGSGKRTAVPSVFHEEEDDDAHKEKKMRPLVPIDYSTEELQAVQPNNSGAAPPNLAAAAEFAKRISNVNPKDEKPDGERERSKRFHDRSRDRDRNDDDTNRARDENRERTLERDRDREHGVDKPKSSDNKNYLDKKQLIDMIPRTREELFSYEIDWSIYDKHGLHERMRPWISKKITEFLGEEETTLVDYIVTSTQNHVKASQMLELLQSILDDEAEMFVLKMWRMLIFEIKKVETGLSLRPKT; this is encoded by the exons ATGATTGTAATGTTTG GGATTCCTCGCTATCCGTCCCCCTACGCACCTATGGTTCGGCCTGGTTTCCCTCCGCGCCCACTTGGTGCTGTTGGGGTGTTGCCTACCCTGCCACGACCTCCTATTCCAGGGATTCGTGGTCCAATAATCCCTGCTGTTGTTAGGCCAGCTGTTGTTCCTATCATTACACCAGCGGAGACGCCACAAACAACAGTTTATGTAGGCAAGATAGCGCCAACAGTTGAAAATGATTTTATGCTTTCTCTCCTTCGT CTTTGTGGACCTGTCAAGAGTTGGAAGCGTGCTCAAAATCCCACGGATGGAACTCCATTGGGCTTTGCATTCTGTGAATTCGAGTCTGCTGAAGGGGTTCTTCGTGCATTACGCCTGTTGACTAAACTTAATATTGATGGGCAAGAATTGGTG CTAAATGTTAATGAAGCAACAAAAGAGTATCTAAAACGTTATGTTGAGAAAAAAACTGAAAACTCAAAGAAACCAAAAGAAACTGAAGCAGAAGGGGATGATAAGATGGAAGAAAGTGGATCAGCTGTTGAGAAGAATGATCCTTCGAAGCCTTCTGCCGAGGACTCAAAGATGGAAGTTGATGATTcaagaaacaaagaaaataatgacAGTGCCAACTTTGGGATTGTTACTGACGAGGACAAGGAAGCTGATCGAGAGGCTTTGGAAAAACTTACTAGCATGATAGAAGAGAGGTTGAAGACTAAACCTCTTTCTATGCCACCAACACAAGGGGCTGTTGATGGTTCTGGGAGCTCAAACCTGGAAACGAACGCCAAATCAAGGGATGGGGACTCTGATGTTGATATAATAAGAAGTG ATGCAGCAGAGGATAAGAACGATGATGAAACAACAAGTGAAACCAAACCTACGACTGAGCAAGACAAGCCTGAAGCAAGTTCACCTGACCGGAGTCGGAGGCATGATAGGAGTAGCAGAGATAGGGACAGAGAGCGAGATTTCAAACGGGAAAAGGAGAGGGAACTTGAAAGATatgagagagaaagggagagagagcgagttaggagggagagagagagagaattgaagaTCCGGGAGGCCGAGCAATTATACAAAGAGCGTGTTAAGGATTGGGAaattagagaaagagaaaaagactaTCAACGGCAGCatgagaaggagagagagaaggaaaggcAACACCAGCGGAGGAAGGAAATCAGGGATCAAGAGAGGGAtagcgatgatgatgatgacgattcAAGAAAAAGGAGGCGCAGATTAGAGGAGAAGAGAAGGAAGAGGCTGCGGGAGAAGGGGGAAGACTTGGCTGACAGATTAAAAGAGGAGGAAGAAATTGCTGAGGCCAAGAGGAGGGCTGAAGAGGAACAAAGACTGCAGCAACAGAAAGATGAACTGAAGCATGTGGCTAGTCAGGGAATGAATGGAGAGGAAAAAGATATGCCAGCTGAAGAAACTGTCGTTGAAACCAAGGATGAGGCTGTTGAACATGCCTATAATGAGGGTGATTCTGGTCTTGGAAACCATATTG GCGATGGTATTCTACAAAATGGTAATGGTGAGGAATCAACAGTTGCATCAGATATTCGTCAGAGTAGCAATGCTCCTGCTAGGAAGTTGGGTTTTGGTTTGGTAGGATCTGGAAAGCGAACTGCTGTTCCTTCCGTTTTCCATGAAGAGGAGGATGATGACGCACATAAGGAGAAAAAGATGAGGCCTTTAGTTCCTATTGATTATTCTACTGAGGAACTGCAGGCTGTACAACCGAATAATTCTGGGGCAGCACCGCCAAATTTGGCTGCAGCTGCTGAATTTGCAAAGCGTATCTCCAATGTCAATCCCAAAGACGAGAAGCCTGATGGAGAAAGGGAAAGAAGTAAACGTTTTCATGATAGGTCCAGGGATAGAGACCGGAATGATGATGATACTAATCGTGCCAGGGATGAGAACAGAGAGAGAACTCTTGAGCGGGATAGGGATCGGGAACATGGAGTTGATAAACCGAAGTCATCAGATAACAAGAACTACTTGGATAAAAAACAGTTGATTGATATGATCCCCAGGACCAGGGAGGAATTATTCTCATACGAGATAGACTGGTCCATATATGACAAG CACGGGTTGCATGAAAGAATGAGACCCTGGATTTCAAAGAAGATTACGGAGTTTCTAGGGGAGGAGGAAACCACTCTGGTGGATTACATTGTGACTAGTACTCAAAACCATGTGAAGGCATCCCAAATGCTGGAGCTGCTTCAGTCCATCTTAGATGATGAAGCCGAAATGTTTGTGCTCAAGATGTGGAGGATGCTCATCTTTGAAATCAAGAAAGTAGAGACAGGTCTCTCTTTGAGGCCAAAAACCTGA